Below is a genomic region from Medicago truncatula cultivar Jemalong A17 chromosome 3, MtrunA17r5.0-ANR, whole genome shotgun sequence.
ATGTCAGATTATATTGAAAGTGAAATTAGTGCATGTATTAGTTCCGAgtcaattattgatgatttcaagTTATTCGAAAAGCGTAAAGTGTAACTTTAAGTATTTAATGATCGACTTTATTTATTACTCATatgttatatttaaattttgaatgatcgATTTTTGGTTTATTACAACTTAAATATGTTATATTCAATatggtttatatattttagtttattttgacgACGACCATCCCAAATTTTTTTCCCGACTCTATCACTTGACATgaatgagaaaaacaaaaataggagaagagcaattctctTGTTACAACTCTGATGCGTGTGGTACCAAGACACAAGATAGCAGCTACAAGCAAGTTTCCAAAGTTGGGCCTTTATTGCTGCAAATAGGTCCAAAAGAGATCCAAAGCCCCATCACATCATATTAATTatgttaaataaatataaaaacctTCTTCAAGATCTACAAAGATGTGCGGTTTATGGAAAATTTTGCTCCGAAATCATCctctaaattgtttttatttctttttttagttaaataacggatttgtttttacatatttctacttttctttcctatgttttgatgatttcgtcgtctaagcatgacgttgtttgtttttatttttttatattctttttttattttatgtctaAGTTTGAcgtttatttgattcatgttATAAGGTTAACTTTGatccaatctagattcaatcaATGAATTTAACGTCGTCAACGTTACataccctaaaccctaaatgttgttatgaatttacattcatttttatgttattaacataaatgttgttatgaatttgtccacaatttttttattttctattcttAGTAAATTTGAATTGATAATCTACTTTAATGAATGAGTATGGTTTATTTATTGTAAAAAGTGTTTTAACAAAGTGTGCTCAAGGAACAATCCTCGTGTCCTAGATACTAGGGAAGCACTTATTTTGTAAGTTATATCTGAAGTATGAACtagtatgaatgaaagaaagAGGTTAGAAGTTATTGAGAAAATTTCTAGTCTTTCTCCATTTTTTAGGAGATGTATTGCTTCTCTAATTGGAATAAACAATATTTAACATGTTATACTGACTATCTCAAATTCACGctcagaaataaaaaaaaaaatactactaaaAACATGCATCAATTTAGTGTTATTATTTTCATGAAAACATCTTTAATTGATAACATAAGCATGCAAGGTATGATCACCACTATGGTAATATAGATCAACAAAAATGAAGACCTATCTATATAACAGGCAAGTCTGACAACTTTATAGTAAAAAAAGCCAACAACTTAATCACATTTGTGGTTGCGAACACACCACCAAATCTTAAACACACATAGTCTTGAGAGTAGCTTTCAAAGGTTAATAAAgtaaaaatgtataaaataagATCTATTGAAATCAACCGTGGAAATGAAACCAATTGTCTGTCTAATaagtatctatttttttaatttaaccgggtgtttggattttaaaaaaatatcggTAATAATGAACGAAGAAGATGCCGTATGGTTTGGAAGTATTTTCAAATAAGACATATTGCGTCCTATGTGATTGCTGGTTACCAGCTGGATCTCTCGATTCGATACTTTGCATTGCATTCTCTTCTTCCCCCATATTCTCTACaccattatttattattacttcCTGCACCACTATACTagtatttctttctttctttctagttACTTCTTCcactactctctctctctctctatcactcaaaaaaaagcaaaataattAAGGACCctccctttttcttttctttattatctttttagaTTTCAATGTAcgacttatattattttttcatcaaCTTGTCTTCCTTTTTGTCCTATAAATTCACTGCTTCAAACTCATTCACTCCTCTTCcactttctctcttttctttcttttaagatatttcttttgcttttcttttttctctttcaaaccTCTGTTGAAGCTTATAGTTATTTGAAGAAACAATAACATCTTAAATGCATAACATATTGTTATTGATGTTTGAGATTCATGTATCAAATTCTGAGTGAAATCTTCTTTTCTGGTTGTATGATCAATTCTACTGTTAGGCGCAGGACCCATTTAGTTCAATCTTTCTCTGTTGTCTTCCTTTACTGGCTTTACTACGTTTCAtgatttctattttctaatccatttttatatctttattttattttcaattttctttctgcaatttctttctttttttcttattagTTTCTGGGTCCTGCGTTCTGTTTTTGTGCAAATAACTCTCTCTATCTCACATCACATGGCTTCTTCAAGTGGAACATCTTCAGGCTATTCAACACTTCCAAATTCAGGTTCAGAGGAAGATTTGATGCTTCTGATggatcaaagaaaaagaaagagaatgataTCGAACCGCGAATCAGCAAGAAGATCTCGAATGAGGAAACAAAAGCACTTAGATGATCTTGCTGTTCAGTTGAGTCAACTAAGGAATGAGAATCAACAGATTCTAACTTCTGTGAACCTAACAACTCAACGATTCTTAGCTGTTGAATCTGAAAACTCAGTGCTTAGAGCTCAACTGAATGAACTCAACAGCAGATTTGAGTCTTTGAATGAGATCATCAACTTCATGAATGTTGCAAATGGTGTTTTTGAACCTgttgataataatattaatgaaaattacttCAACAACCCTTTGAATATGGGTTATTTGAACCAACCAATCATGGCTTCTGCAGATATGAACATGATACATTATTGAGATGAGAAGAGATCCATTGGGTTTGAAGTTTgattgaatatgttgttgttggtgaatgaAGATTACTTACTGccacaaaagaaaaagagagagttaAGGAATAATGATGAATGTGTACTATAAGTAGTAATAGTGTAATCATAAAAGAGGGGTAAAAGCTAAGCCTGTTAGTGTTAGGTGCTGCTTCTATAAATGTCCCTTCCCTTGTTTCTAGTGTTCACACTTCATGTCAGTATATTAAGGTTGTATTTCTatgattgttattgttgttacttttcttcattataatatataatcatATTAATATTGACTATGttctccattttattttatttttattttttaaatttatttagtgTCCCTCTTGCTCAATATGATAGTTTGATGAGTAGACAAAGTTTGAATTTATAATTCATTATTAAAATAGTaagttttgatttgattgaaCTTAGACATAAGGTATTGCATTCAATTAATCTTCCTATCAGTGGGTTAGTGCGTAAGCATAAAGTTTACTTTTCTAATTTCTCTTTACAGTGTGTTTAAAAAGTGATACAGGAATTAGGTAATTAATTGAGCGTTCACAATTAACACAAAATGATAATTAAGGCATAAGTGAAGAATTAATTAGTATGggaaataattgaattattagtGACACAAGTCAAGTGTATTAGGATTTTCAATAGATTATAAGTAAAATATATTGGGTTTGTATAGAGAGGGAGGGCTCAAGTAATGACTAGAGATACGAATCTTATTGGAAGGAAAAGTCCAAAAGTGAGCAGCAAAAGAAAAGGACAGGTGCTGAAGAGAGTTGGCCATGGCATTGGCACCCAACTTCTCTGATCCTTCAAATGGGAAACACAAACATCTACGGATGCtatgtgtctttttttttttttttttttttttttaatgtttctaACTCCAAATAATTAAGATTATACAATTTATGTGCGTATATATTTAGCAATGCCTAACACTAAGAGCAAGTCCAACCTAAGTAACTTGTTATTTCTTTcgcttttaaaaaattgttttttattttattttatactagttacaaacccgtgcgaataacgtatcttgtaaaaaaattgttccaaaggaaaaatgagcaaattaatgaatattgcacAAATTCGGATATtctaaaaaatcacttttaatgtaattttaaaaaactttgttataaaagagaaatgagcaaattaagggaaaaagctgcatttttttatgaaattgttgTCGttcataaatgtgaaaatcaagcAAGCATATTGCGTAAATCTCAGCTATATGTACATTTCGAAAGCATTTatcaaagcattataaagatttacCGTAGGAAAAGAACATGTTCTATTTggttcaagagattaggaaaacaacattataattaacatgatactaattggaaccaatgaaggaaccaacaatgtgcagattaacgttacataatagttaagtttataaaagagactgcaagtgtcatagactaaccaaaaagagatttttgccaatatttacatcagacaaaatgaaaagcaCAAATGGCATCCCAAAGTCAATATAGAttacgattacagtccaaagcgatacgccaaaatagtagaagttcaaatagttcagcaacaaatatatattttggaacagctcgaacgtgcaagttcttcgataacttttcgagatcaaagatgagcttaccaccttcttccatcacacgttctctgcagaaattgaaccactgcgcacctaagtatttttcatagcttgTTCTTTCGGAGGTAATGAGGCGACACTTATACTttctctgtgtctggtcatcaatgagagtgattgttttgcgcttttctttcagaattgttcttaacacctcgtttgggaaatgctaaacagggatataactgcaatattagtctgatgcatattaacatggataagatgtatgtgaatataattacatataatttataaaatgaaggTAGCACAACTCTCATAATACCTAAATATTagtctaatttatcttcctattatattcctataaagtctagataaatgcatgcatgtggaTTATATGTACCCGTTggccaattaacattgttgaaacaaatggaaattaagcatcactcccgCATGTGCATTTATAGCTaacaccatttgacattgatgtcttcgaacatttggtgcaactctcataataccatccaaactggttatgattgaatttagttgctttccaaatagtgatgcaatatgtatcctaacacaaattatgcacatgaaataaagaagaatgcaatatgtatttttaatttgtgcataaaaaacttaaagcatgtttgtgcataaaaaaaagcagacctttactaagtttataaattcagcaattggcctaacttgagacagattggaaaaatcgttgtacgaagtacgttgagaagaagccGAACTCTCACTTAAGTTCTGACTGTAGCTTTGACTCTGAGCtcgagaagtgttaaggtcacgacaacaactcaagaaacatggtcaaaaaacaatcaaatcagattgtgaaataataagttactctaacactgtattgtgaaatcataatgcaaacttactaagccttaaacttctcaacaaccggatgatgtaggttgattAACAGCCTcaaacctgaccaattgttacatatatttgggttgccattgactacaaaatggaagcaaagaactcaaggtaaatagatggtaaatgataaagctacgaaGTATTTTTCACATAGTGTTACATCTACCATATTCCCACTACATAGGGAAATACATCTTtcgggtcattatcaaacttatacaaaatcctatcatctgatgctaacaaattagaaaataataccttttatttttcaacacaaTGTTCGTACACGGTTTCTTTCCAGTCCCAATTGGCGttgtcttgacaatctcatgaagaagcccgatgatatcttaaaaagaaaattacatcTATAAGAACATTATACTCGGTGAAAACAcagaaataaattaaagcacataactATACCATATAAAACGTCAGTTTTGAATTTTCCATCTTGAATTTCCTTAAATGACTTAAAGCGAAATTCATGAGTAAGGACGTTAGTTACCCTGTCATACTTCTGCACCTTTGTACCagaatcaaaaacaactttaaagGGATTAAATGCAATGTCATTATCAAACACATGACATTTATACAAAGTATAAGTCTTGTTTACCTCGATCAAAGCCTTCCAATGCTTCAATTCTCTATATCgagttattacatgaactcgatcaccctaaatccgagaaagaaatcaaaaaatataaataaatcaaaatgtacactaataagtaacattgataaatcataaaggaaattacgacaaatcttaactaactcatctaacctttgcatcacaaataatgagcttcatgtgttgattctcattactaccGGTCACAATCCAAGAATCCAACACTCCAAATCATATTTTCCAAATGTCGAAAATATGATTCTGATAACGAAAGAAGCTAACATATTTCTATGTTTTGAGATccttaatgtagtcataatcccTTGACATTGAAAGTCCTATATGgaaatacaataatacatcatttaattttattccatttgttcattctgatatcgaaagaagctaacatatttctatgtgaccaaattttgtatcatcaaatcaacctgatcttaaatgcacaaatttttgtatcatcaacTTTCTGGACCTCAATGATGTgaccaaaacaaatttacacCAATCAACTTTCATACGGCTCAATGATATAGGAAAGaataaaccaaatatgaaaattgttacagctttaggattactcacaaaaactaaaataactcacatatatcaattttttttcaactacaataccagaagctaaaataacaattgtgtcaaaaccttACCATGAGATAAAAATCAATCATCATGACCTCTACTATACTCCACATAACAAGAAGATTTTTCTACATGCAACATAACAATTTTTAGCACATAATCCactaacaattgaaaaaaaaaacaaaacaaaaaacttaaaatgcaGAATCATGAAAAAAAACCCGGAAGAAAACCACCTATGATGAAGCAAAAATTAATACAGTGTCGAAAAATGAACCCCTCAAGCCATAAAAATTAGTCAACTCAAGTCATGCATGGTCTCAGAACCAtataaaaaggaagaaaatgacctcttatgaagaagaaaatgtaaCAGAGTTCCCAGCCAAACTTAGATACCGTTTGGCCAAGGTTTTTTATGGTCTAAAAGTTActtcaaaacaaagttaaaataaaggtcTTTAAGAAAGAatctaaagttgtttggtttctttgtttttttagttttaaagatatttttaagGTAaatgttgtttggcaaaatattgtacaaacttttttttttttttttttttttatggtgtccggggttcatACCTGGACTtgacatatatttatgcattgttcctatcagctgagctaagctcacgaggacaaaactttgaatttattatgaattaacataataaataaaaaaatgtttaaaatattttctgaaggcTAAaactgttaaaaaataaaagttttttttttttacaaatactatatttactcaataatgtttattttgtgtaacatgaatacaaatttgtatcatcatataaataacttgttaaatatttgaataggagaaacaatttaaggagcctgaaataataacataaataatatcaaaatagttggttttttttactatttcaattatattcaataacaaatttcgttataagaataccatatttttggtgtcattcaaaaatataaaaatttatattatatgatattatatttgttacattgttggtgtcatggaaTCAAATATGtgtagtttttttgaataagaaaaagatatgcatagtttgttacaatataaaggtgatatatatatatatatatatatatatatatatatatatatatatatatatataaaagtataatttttttaggcatttataccttttttgaagaaaagacatctacaattttacttttaattaaaatgataattttataaaaataatcatacgtaTTATGCAAtgccaaaaaatattatacgcattagcgttacaaaaaaaaacagacacacacataatattactctaaacggtaatgtgtgtgtgtattagcgaggttgaagaaagaaaaaaaatatttggtatcattaaatgacagcgtaaataaaaatatttgtgaggttgtgatgattaaacgatatcgaaattaaatatataagtgataaaaagataataaaattaaatggaacctccttaaaaaattaaatggaacggttcaaaaaataaaataaaataaagttaaatggaagaaaaaaaacatattgaaatataatattaaaaaataaaagaaaagattcccagggtgagttgaaaagaggtgcttgtgaaacaAATTatcgagaaatagttttttaaagtaactttcaacaacttttggccaaagctcattccattcaatttcaggcattcaaaaaaagtattttttttagtaagtacttaatcgatattgtgtttggcctaacttctccttaaaaatgtagagaagttaaagaaaagtcgggtcaaacaatacattaatctcccacaacgacaATGTTGAAGCAACTGAatttaagattatttttattcttataaaataaatataaaataaaataaaataaaaaataaaaaagaaaataatttgaaaataataaaaaataaaataatttggatGAGGTGGCACTCTCCAAGGTTAAGGAATTATGGAATTACCAAATTGCCTCTCCTAAAGGCAAAATTGGAAATTCATATGGtatgaattttaataaatagttagtTAATAATTAATAGAAGATTATGGAGATTCATTGTAATTTTAATAGATCTAGCACAATATTAAACATACACTTAACAGTTTATCATTTAAATTGTGTTACGCGTACCTATAAATCGaagtaattaataaaattgattgaaataaACTAAGATGAAATAATTAAATGCAAATATAACATATGCACTTATTTTGAGTTCCTACAAGTTTCAAAAATAGAGCAATGGTTAGTAACTCCAAACTAATCGAAGTttgaaaatcatttaaaattttgacaaaGTTGAATGATACtctatataagtaaaaaaaaaatcacgataTTATTTGCACTCATATTTGAGACAATGATTAATTGGTGTTggttagacaaaaaaaatggcaaatGAATATTAGCGTCTTTGTTGTCAAACTTGAAAGTTAGTCGATgatttcattaataattttcaatagttatttcctttttctacAAACTACACCAAAAAAGTAACTATGTCTCTTGGTTGACGTGAGTTTCTTATTTATGGTTCAATCTCATCTTGCTAGAACATCGAAGACCCTAAATTTCAACTTAGAGGTAACAATGTcgatcattattaaaaaaaattgagcgaTATTCAAGCATGAAAACATTGTAGACCACACGTAACACTTTTTCATCTTTGTTGATAGTAGAAAAGTGATGTGACCCTCCTCAAAGCAATAAGTGTGGGTGCACCATTTGTAGGTGCTGCTCTTAAGGAAAGACATTTTTCCATTTTGATATTAGTTTGCCTTTGGAACGACAAATATAATGAGTTTAACTTGAAAGTAAAAGTTACAACTTTGAGCTAAAGCTGTTACACCAAGTTCTTGGAaagtaatcaaaatcaaaagtcGTGTTTTTTAGTGTGTACGATCACAACTTCCACGTGCAATGAACTAAGATTACTACTGTCCAgtgttttgtgttttgttagACATGTAAATATGGTTTGCATATGCCATGTTAATTTCTGTGACTACTTTTACCTGAAAACCTCATTAAATTAATGGCAAGTCATACATTGAACATGTGGTTTTGTCACATGgtgctattttattttatttttttacaaggtcATACATACATTGAACATGATtagaatataatttatatatttttctctttgatttcatcgctattttaatttatatatttggcgATCGATTTTAATTTTCCCGTCTCTGATTTTCATagatttttcaactttttttagaatgtaAATTAATTGAGCCACTATGGAATCTAGTGAGCACACTGGTGCAATATTCGACCAGGAATCACTGCCgcaaacaaaaaatcaattattatttataagttcAAAGGCTCCTATATTTACTTGTATAACTTAGTTGGAGCATGGAAAGCTTCTAGCAATAGCAAAGGCTACTTACTAGATTTAGGAAAAGTAAGCACACCAATTTGTACTCATAAAGTTGTTTTAATTACATGTAGTAAAGAGAAGTATATAATATTTCAGCAGCTTGTATTTGACTACAACTACAAATACTTTgtcatatatataatacatacGAAACTTTTCTATGGATCTTGGAGAGTCCAAATCAAAAATCACACGACCTCAATATTTgttattggtaaaaataagaaaataacatcaacaactaAAGCACTAAGCCAAGGAAAACAACTACCCCTTAACATCTTCCTTAATTTGATTCATCCCAATCTTTTCAACACCGGATTAATAAGATAAATAATTTCACATATAAAACATTAAAACTTCTCTCATGCATTATTTATGTTGAGGTGAAATTTTGTTATGTTGCTCTTAATAGTTTGCTTGATGTCCTATCAACGAAATGTCCTATCCCAAACATGTaagatatttgaaaaaaattgtatgtACCAGTGTACAACACAACATTTTTTCCTATACTATTTAATTATAAGAAGTAATTAAGTTCGTTTCCCCTACCTATATATGCCTAAGATTCCAACACTTTTACACTTCTACGTCTTACTAAACAACTAGAACAAATGATAATAATATCTTAATAAcaaagatattttttaaatgagtaCACATgtcgttttttattttagagaaaataAGTACATGCACATGTCATTGTATGGTACGTATTCTTCCACAAACTACAAAACATGTTAGGGGTCTATTGGAGGGCTACCAAAGCTTCGATAACAACCCAGAGCTAATAAAACAAGTTTTATCACGATTCTTTCTGTACTTACgcaacttattttatttagcCCTTTTTAGGAGTTTAGGACGGGTGTGTTTTTGAGAAAAGGAATGATGAAAAGAAAATGGAAGGAATGAGATAGTTCTCTAACTTGAATGAgaggtttctttttctttttctttctataatataaaatttctttaaatcaATACAAtacttaataaaatttatatcaattataa
It encodes:
- the LOC11420440 gene encoding bZIP transcription factor 11 — translated: MASSSGTSSGYSTLPNSGSEEDLMLLMDQRKRKRMISNRESARRSRMRKQKHLDDLAVQLSQLRNENQQILTSVNLTTQRFLAVESENSVLRAQLNELNSRFESLNEIINFMNVANGVFEPVDNNINENYFNNPLNMGYLNQPIMASADMNMIHY